CTTCGTACTTCGGCCAGAACTTGCGCGGCCACATGAAGGTCTTGTAGTAGAAGCCTGCGGGAATGAAGCGCGCGATCTTCTGATTGACCGCCATGCGATCGTTCTCGATGTTCGGCTTCGCGTTCACGCTCGTCGCGACGAGTCCCTGATACAACTCCACTTCCGTCGCGCGCGCATTCGGCACGGTGTAGGCACCGGTTTCGAGCTGCACGACTGCATTCGGCTCTTCGACGCCCGCCGTGATGATGCCGCGCGGCCGGTGATACTTCCAGCTACGCGCGACGAAGTGTTCCCCGTTGGCGAGCAGCGCGGACGCAAGCGTATCGCCTTCGTAGCCCTGATAAGTCTTGCCATTAAACGTGAAGGTCAGGCTGATTGCGCGATTGATGCGCCCGCCCAGTCCGAGTCGGTCTTTCTGGCTCATTTCGACGTGCCTCCCGTCTTTGCCACATCATCGTTCATGACGGCCAGCGGACGGTCGAACGTCTCGTAGCCTTGAATTTCATAGGAAACCGTATCGCGCTGCGCCTTGAACCAGCGGCGGCAACCTTGCGCATGCATCCATTGTTCGCGATGCACGCCGCGCGGATTCTTGCGCATGAAGAGGTAATCGCCCCATTCGCGATCGGTGAGTTTTTCGGTGTCGAGCGGGCGCGCGATATCCGCTTCGCCGCCGCAGGAAAATTCGGTTTCGGCGCGCGGCCCGCACCAGGGGCATTCGATCAGCAACATGGTTCTCGTCTCCAGTGCGTATTAGTGGGCCACGGCAGCCGCGCCGTGTTCGTCGATCAGATGACCGGTATAGAAACGATCCAGCGAGAACGGCGCATTCAGCGCGTGCGGCTCGTCCTTCGCGATGGTGTGCGCATACGCCCAGCCCGATCCGGGCGTCGCCTTGAAGCCGCCCGTGCCCCAGCCGCAGTTGAGGTAGAGGCCTTTGACATCGGTCTTGCTGATGATCGGGCACGCATCCGGCGACACATCGACAATGCCGCCCCACTGACGATTCATGCGCACGCGCGAGAACACCGGGAACATCTCGACGATCGCCTCCAGCGTGCCTTCGATGATGTGAAAGCTGCCGCGCTGCCCGAAGCCCGTGTACTGATCGACGCCCGCACCGATCACGAGATCGCCCTTGTCGGACTGGCTGATGTACGCGTGCACCGCGTTCGACATCACGACCGTGTTCACCACCGGCTTGATCGGCTCGGACACGAGCGCCTGCAACGGATGGCTTTCGAGCGGCAGACGCACGCCGGCCATGTCGGCGAGCGTCGTCGTGTTGCCGGCCGCGACGATCGCGACTTTCTTCGCCTTGATGTGGCCTTTGGTCGTATCGACGCCCGTCACGCGATTGCCTTCGCGGCGAATGCCCACGACCTGACAGTTCTGGATGATGTCGACGCCCGCGCGATCCGCGCCGCGTGCGAAGCCCCACGCCACGGCATCGTGACGCGCCACGCCGCCGCGACGCTGAATCGACGCGCCCAGCACCGGATAACGGCTGTTGAGATTGATGGTCGGCTCGATTTCCTTGATCTGCTGCGGCGTGAGGAATTCGGCATCGACGCCGTTGAGACGGTTCGCGTTCACGCGGCGCTCGGTGTCGCGCACGTCTTGCAGCGTGTGCGCGAGATTCATCACGCCGCGCTGGCTGAACATCACGTTGTAGTTGAGATCCTGCGAAAGCCCTTCCCACAGCTTCATCGCTTTCTCGTACAGCGCGGCGGATTCGTCCCACAGATAATTCGAGCGCACGATGGTCGTGTTGCGCGCGGTATTGCCGCCGCCGATCCATCCCTTCTCCAGAATCGCGACGTTCGTGATTCCATGCTCTTTCGCGAGGTAATACGCGGTCGCGAGACCATGACCGCCGCCGCCGACGATCACCACATCGTATTCGCGCTTGGGCTCGGGACTTCGCCACTGGCGCTCCCAGTTCTCGTGATACGACATGCCGTTGCGCAAGAGGCTGAAGATGGAATAGCGGCTCATGGTGTTTCCTTAGTGCGGTGTTATGCGTTTGGGCTAGTCAGCATTCGATGACGTTCACGGCGAGGCCACCGCGCGACGTCTCCTTGTATTTCGTCTTCATGTCGGCGCCGGTTTCGCGCATCGTCTTGATGACGGAATCGAGCGACACGTAATGCTTGCCGTCGCCCTTCATCGCCATGCGCGCGGCGTTGAGGGCCTTGATCGCGCCCATCGCGTTGCGTTCGATGCACGGAATCTGCACGAGTCCGCCAACGGGATCGCACGTCATGCCGAGGTTGTGTTCCATGCCGATTTCCGCGGCGTTCTCGACTTGCGCGGGCGTGCCGCCCATCACGGCGGCGAGTGCTGCGGCGGCCATCGAGCACGCGACGCCCACTTCGCCCTGGCAGCCGACTTCCGCGCCCGAAATGGACGCCGTTTCCTTGTAGATGATGCCGATGGCCGCGGCCGTCAGCAGGAAGCGCACGATGCCTTCGTCGTTCGCGCCGTGCATGAACTTCACGTAGTAATGCAGCACGGCGGGAATCACGCCGGCCGCGCCGTTGGTCGGCGCCGTGACGACGCGCCCGCCCGCGGCGTTTTCCTCGTTGACGGCCATCGCATAGAGATTGACCCAGTCGAGCATCGAGAGCGGATCGCGCAATGACTCTTCCGAGCGCGAACGCAGGCTCGCGGACAAATCGGCCGCACGGCGCTTCACCTGCATCGGGCCGGGCAAGTCGCCGCGCTCCTTGCAACCGCGCTCGACGCACGCGGCCATCACGCGCCACACGGCGAGCATGCCCTCGCGCACTTCGGCTTCGGTGCGATTCGCGCATTCGTTCTGCATCGTCACTTCGGCGATGGACAGGCCGGTCTCGTTGCACACGCGCATGAGGTCGCCGCCGGTGCGAAACGGATGCGGCACCGTGCCCGCCGCGCGCACGCCGTTCACGCGATCGCCTTCACGGTTCACGACGAAGCCGCCGCCGACCGAGTAATACTCTTTCTCGACGAGCAGTTGGCCGTTTTCGTCGAACGCCTGAAAGCGCATGCCGTTCGGATGCACGATGCTCGATCCCGGCGCGCCCGGCATCAGCTTGCGATAGAAGCCGATGTGCTCGCGCTCCTCGAACGCGACGTCGTGCTTGCCGAGCAGGCTGAGCCGCTTCGTCGCGCGAATCTCGGCGAGACGCGGCGCGATCATGTCCGGATCGATCAGGTCGGGCAGATTGCCTTCGAGGCCGAGCAGCACGGCCTTGTCGGTGCCGTGGCCCTTGCCGGTCGCACCGAGCGAACCGAAGAGTTCGGCGCGCACGCGCGTGACGAAGGCGAGCAGGTTCGCGTCCTCGATATGCGAGGCGAAGCGGCACGCCGCGATCATCGGCCCGACGGTATGCGAGCTGGACGGTCCGATGCCGATCTTGAACAGATCGAAGACGCTGACGTTCATGGGCGAATCCCTGGGTGGCTTGCGCTGGGTTGGGTGACGGTATGACGCCATTGCACCAAACCGCAAAAACTCCCGATAGAACAAAAACGCCGTCGAAATGGGATGGCGACGTCAGCGCGGAATTCTGTCGCGAGCGCATGGCGGATTTGCCAATAATCCTGACGCTCCTACGAAAGTCGGCGCTTCACAGCGCGCGCCGCACGACGCGTGTCCGCGCGCCGTTCGTCGCAAATTCAGCCATTTTTGAGACTGTTCCGACAGGCTGAAAGCGAACGCATCGGTATATTCCCTTAGCTTAAATCCCCTGTTTGCTCCCACATCTGGAATGGAAAATCACGCCCTGACCGACCAGTTCTTCAAGTCCTGGGTCTTCGCGTTTCTGATCGGCGCCGTTGTCATCGGCGCGCTTCAGGTCGCCGATATCGTCTCTCTCGACCGCATCTCGCGGCAGGCGCCCATCTGGGCCGCGCTGGCGGTGCTGTGCTGCATCGATCCCGCGTTGCGCTACTTCGGCGTGTTGAAAGCGGAAATCGAACAGCGCTGGGCCGACTTCACCGTCGCCACGTTGCTCGGCCGCGCGTTCGGCGCGCTTGTCGGCGGTGCGTTCGCGTGGGGCATCTCCGTGCTCGGCCGCTGAAACCTTCCTCGCGTTTTCCTGCTGTTCCTTCGCCCGGCGCCCTTCGGCGCCGGGCGCGCCATTTCTGACGCGCGTCCCGCCGCTTGCGCACGAGTGTTATGCTCGACGGATCATTTCGAGCCCATTCCGAGCCGCACGTCACGCGCATGAACCCCGCAGATTCCCTTCCGCCGCAGTCCATCGACGGTCAATCGAAATCGCGCATCCGCTTCGGCATCATCCTGCTGCCGAACTTCACGCTGACCGCGTTCGCAGGCTTCGTCGATCTGTTGCGCCTGTCCGCCGACGAAGGCGATTTCAGCCGACCGGTGCGTTGCTCGTGGAGCGTGATCGGCGAAACGCTCGCGCCGGTACGCGCGAGTTGCGGCATCCAGATCACGCCGTGGGAAACCTTCGAGCAGGCCGAGCCGTTCGACTACGTCGTCGTGGTCGGCGGTCTGCTGCATTCGGGCCCTGCCGCCAGCGACGCCACGCTGCAGTTCATCCGCCGCGCGGCCGCCACGGACGCGACCATCGTCGGCATGTGCACGGGCGTCTTCTCGATGATGCGCGCCGGCGTGCTCGAAGGGCATCGCGTCTGCGTGAGCTGGTTTCACTACTGGGACTTCGTCGAGCGCTTCCCGCATGCGGATGAACAGTCGCTCGTCGCGGATCGCCTGTTCGTGATCGACCGGCGGCGCATTACATGCTCGGGCGGACGCGCATCGATCGATGTGGCCGCCGCCATTCTCCTGCGTCACTTCGAAACGGCAACGGTGCAGAAGGCGCTGCGCATTCTGCTCGTCGACGACATGCAGAAGGGCAATGCGCCGCAGCCGCATCCGCCGGGTCTCGCGCCCGCGACGCATCCGAAGGTGAAACGTGCGATCCTGCTGATGGAGCAGCACGTCGGACGTTCGCTCACGCTCGACGAACTTGCGCACAAGCTCGATCTTTCGACGCGGCAGCTCGAACGCCTCTTCAAGGCCGAGACCGGCAAGGCGCCGCAGGCGTATGCGAAGCAGGTTCGTTTGCGCACCGCCGCGTGGCTGCTGACGAGTTCGGACAAGACAGTGGCCGATATCGCGTCGAGTTGCGGCTTCTCCGATGCATCGCATCTGGGCCGCGAGTTCCGCAAGCAATTCGGTGTGCCGCCGATGATGTATCGCGAGCAAGGCGGCGTGCAGGACGACGCGCCGGAAGCCACGCAGGCAATGGACTACGACGAAACTTTCCCGGGCCGCGCCCAGGCGATCTAGCAGGATCTGTTCACGTTTTCCGCGGCTCATCAAACCAAGGAGGAACGGCATGGAGACTCACGGATATTCGCAGGAAGAATGGCAGGTGCGTTGCGATCTGGCGGCGCTGTATCGCGTGATTGGGCATTTCCGCTGGACCGACATGATCTTCACGCACATCAGCGCGCGCGTGCCCGGCTCCGACCATCACTTTCTGATCAACCGCTATGGCGTGCTGTTCGACGAGATGCGCGCGTCGGATCTGGTGCGCATCGACAGCGAGGGACGTCCGGTCGAAGCGGGCGCGCGCGACGATCCCGATCGTTATCGCGTGAATCCGGCGGGCTTCACGATTCACTCGGCGATCCACATGGCGCGTCATGACGCGGTGTGCGTCGTGCATACGCATACGGCCGCCGGGGCGGCCGTGTCCGCGCAGAAACAAGGCCTCTTGCCGATCAGCCAGCATGCGCTCAAGTATTACGGCCATCTCGCGTATCACGATTACGAAGGCATTGCGCTCGATCTCGCCGAACGGGACCGGCTCGTGAACGACCTCGGCTCGCATAACGCGATGATCCTGAAGAATCACGGCTTGCTCACATGCGGCAAGTCGATTCCCGAAGCGTTTCAGGAGATGTATTTCCTCGAGCGCGCGTGCGAGATTCAGTTGCGCGCAATGGCGGGCAATGCGGAGCTGATCTTTCCATCGGAGAAGGTGTGCGCGCTGACGGCTTCGCAATATCGGCGCGACGATGCGGAAGGCATCACCGCCCTGCAATGGCAAGCCGCATTGCGGATGATCGAAGGCGGCGCGAGAACCGATTACCGAAGCTGACGCGCCGCCGCTGCGTCGTTGATCGCGTTCAGTTGCCGGCGGCCACGTAGGCCTTCACCGCCGGCAACCCGTCTTTTCCGTCGTAGGTCTTTACGCCCGCGAGCCACTTGTCGAGCACGGCGGGATTGGCCTTGAGCCATTCGCGCGCTGCCTTGTTCGCGTCCGTCTTGTTCATGATCGGCAGCATCACGTGATTTTCGATGTCTGTCGTGAACTGCAAGTTCGACACGAGCTTCGCGACGTTCGGGCACCGCGCGTCATAATCGGTTGGCGTCACGGTCAGCACTTTCGCTTCGCCGTAGTTGGGACCGAAGACGTCGTCGCCGCCCGCGAGGTAGTCGATCTTCATCTGCACGTTCATGGGATGCGGCTCCCAACCGAGAAACACAATCGGCTTCTTGTCGCGGATCGCGCGATTCACCTCGATCAGCATGCCCGCCTCGCTCGATTCCACCAGCTTGAACTTGCCGAGCCCGTACTGGTTCGTATCGATCATCTTCTTGATGAGCGCGTTGCCGTCGTTGCCGGGCTCGATGCCGTAGATCTTGCCGTCGAGCTTGTCGTAGTTCTTCGCGATATCGCTGAAGTTTTTGATGCCCGCCTGATACGCATAGTCCGGCACCGCGAGCGTGTACTTCGCGCCGGTCAGGTTCGGCGTCGGCAGAACCTTCACCTGATTCGCTTTCCTGAATGAATCGATCATCGGGTCCATGGTCGGCGACCAGTAGCCGAGAAACACGTCGATCTGCTTGCTCTTCACGCCCGCGAACGTGATCGGCACGGAGGCGATCGTCTTCGTAGGGTTGTAGCCCAGGCCCTGCAGAATCGTCGATGCAAGGCCGGTCGTCGCGGCGATATCGGTCCAGCCGACATCGGCGAAATGCACGTTCCTGCACGCGGCAGGCTCGACGGCGTTGGCGGCGTTGGCGGCGCACACTCCCGACAGCATCGCCGCGGCGAGCGACGCGATCCACAAGCGTTTCATGTTTTCTCCTGGTTTTTATCGATCGATGACGCAGCACGGCCCGCGCGCGCGGCTTGCGAAGCCGGCACGGACCATAAAGCAGAAAAGACGCCTTATTAAGCCGACAGACGCCGCTCCACGCTGGGCGCATGTCCGAACTGCGCGCGATAAGCCTTGCTGAAGTGACAAGGCGAATGGAATCCGCAGATGCTTGTCACGCGCGCGATCGACGCATCGGTGTTGCGCAGCAATTCGCGGGCGCGTCGCAGCCGCAGCGTGAGGTAGTAATGCGTCGGCGACACGTTGAGGAACATCTTGAACATGCGTTGCAAATGCCGCTGCGACAGATGCACGAGCCGCGCGAGTTCTTCGAGCGAAAGCGGCTCTTCGATGTTCGCTTCCATCAGGCGCACCACTTCGACAAGCTCGGCACGCGAGAAGCCGACGCGCGCATCGACGGGAATGTGCTGGTAATCCGTCGATCCGCGAATCCGCTCGACGATGAACTGCTCCGACACCTGCGCCGCGTGCGCCTGGCCGAGCCGCATGCCGACGAGGTTGAGCATCAGATCGAGCGGCGCGGTGCCGCCCGTGCAGGTCAGACGATCGCGGTCGATCACGAAAAGCTCGTCCGCGAAACGCACGTGCGGAAAACGCTTGTTGACCGGCGACATGTCTTCCCAGTGCAGCGTGCAGCGATAGCCGTCGAGCAGCTTCGCGGCGAGCAACGCGTAAGGCCCGGTGCAGATGCCGCCGAGCGGAATGCCCGCTTCCTGCGCGCGCTGCAACAGCCCGATGATGCTGTCGTCGACGTAATCGGCGACATGCCAGCCTCCGCACACGATCAGCACGTCCGGCATGCCGGCTTCGTCGAGCGTCGTGCTCGGCTTCACCGTGATGCCGTTGCTCGCGCGGGCGGGCTCGCCGTCGGGCGTGATGATCGACCAGCGATAGTGCTGCGCGCGGCCCACGTAGTTGGCCATGCGCAGCACTTCGACCGCGCTCGTGAACGCGATCATCGAGAAGTTCGGCAGCGTGAGGAAGCCGAAGTGCGCGAGACTGGACAACGGCGAATCGGTGCCGGCCGGGACGATCGCGTCGCGCTTCATAGGCTCTTTAACCCTGTTGCGCCGCCGGTGCGCGGCGGACTTTCATCACGCTCTTGATGCCGGAGAACAGCGGGGCGCGCGCCATGCCGGGCGAGCGGCCGAAGCTTTCCGTGATGCGGTCCAGAATGATCGCGAGCAACACCACCGACAAGCCGCTTTCGAAGCCGAGACCGATATCCAGACGCTGAATGGAGGCGAGCACGTCGTTGCCGAGGCCGCCCGCGCCGACCATCGACGCGATGATGACCATCGACAGCGCCATCATGATCGTCTGGTTCACGCCGGTCATGATCGACGGCAGCGCGTTCGGAATCTGCACCTTGTAGAGCAGTTGCCACGGCGTGCAGCCGAACGCCTGACCCGCTTCGACGATCTCGCGATTCACATGCTTGATGCCGAGCGAAGTCAGACGCACGGCAGGCGGCATCGCGAAGATCACGGTCGAGAGAATGCCGGGCACGCGGCCGAGGCCGAAAAGCATCGCGGCCGGAATCAGGTAGACGAACGCGGGCATTGTCTGCATCAGGTCGAGCACGGGGCGCACGGCCATTTCGACGTACTTGCTCTTCGCGGTCCAGATGCCGAGCGGAATGCCGAGTAACAGGCTGATCAACGTCGACGACAACGTCAGACCGAGCGTGATGACCATCTGATCCCAGAAGTTGGTCGCATAGATCAGCAGCAGCGACAAGAGCGTGAACGCCGCGAAACGCCAGCCGACGCGCCACAGGCCGATGCCGACGAAGATCGCCATGAGCGCCCACATCGGGATTGCCTGGAGACTGTGCTCGACGGCGGCGGCAAAGCTCTCGATGACCTTGCCGATGGAATCGAAGGTCTTGGCGTCGTGATCGAGAAGATAGTGGACGCCGTGATCGACCCAGCTACCGAGCGGAATGATTTCAGACATGGGAACCTCGATGGCGCGTAAGAACCTTCAGCACGTTCGTCTTGTTGACCGAACCGCAATATGAACCGTCCGCATTCACGACGGGCAGCGGCGAGCGGCTCGCGACGACGCGGTGCACGACGTCGTCGAGCGTCATGTCGCGCTCGATGCATTCGACCTGATTGATCTGCGGCGCCGCGTTGCCGTTTTCATCGCGGCCGACGAAGCCGCGGATGCGGCGTTGCGCATCGAGCACGAACGCGTAGTCGGCGCTGCCGTTGAGCGTCGCGGCAACGCTCGATGCATCGATCTGCGGCGAATGCTTGATGAGCGGCACGTCGTCCGTCTGCATGAGGTCGCTTGCGGTCAGATAGCGGCTCGTGTCGATGCCGTCGAAGAACGCCTGCACGTAGTCGTCGGCGGGGTTCGTGATGATTTCCTGCGGCGTGCCGATCTGCACGACACGGCCGCCTTCCATGATCGCGATGCGCGTGCCGATGCGCATTGCCTCCTCCAGATCGTGCGACACGAAGAGAATCGTGCGCTGCTGTTCGCGCTGAAGATCGAGCAGCACGTTCTGCATTTCCTTGCGCTTGAGCGGATCGAGCGCGGAGAACGCTTCGTCCATGATCATCAGCGATGGATTCACGGCGAGCGCCCGCGCGAGACCGACGCGCTGCTGCATGCCGCCCGACAATTGCGAGGGCAGCTTCTGCGCGAACGGCGCGAGGCCGACTTGTTCGAGCACGGTCATTGCGCGCGCCTCGCGCTGCTTCCTGCCGATGCCCGCGACTTCCAGCCCGAACGCGGCGTTGGAGAGCACCGTGCGCTGCGGCATGAGCGCGAAGGACTGAAACACCATGCTCATGTCCTTGCGGCGCAGCGCCGTCAGTTCGGAGCGCGGCACGGCGGCCACGTCGCGGCCGTCGATCAGCACCTTGCCCGCGGTCGGATCGACCAGACGGTTGATGAGGCGGATCAGCGTGGACTTGCCGGAGCCTGACAGGCCCATGAGCACGAAGATCTCGCCTTCTTTGACATCGAAGGAGACGTTATGGACGCCGACGATCTGTCCGGTGCGCTTGAAGACTTCTTCCTTCGTTGCGCCGCCGGCGAGCATGTCGAGCGCCTGCTTGGGACTATTGCCGAAGACTTTGCACAGCCCCTCGACTACCACCTTGGGGGAATTCATCGAATATCTCCTTGCGTGGGCGGAACGCGCGTCCGCGCTGTGCATACATAGTTGCCAGAAAAAAGTCGCCCCTGCCGACTATTTGCGACAACCACATGTGGAAATACGACACTGGAATAAGGACGGGCGTGCCGGCTTCGGATCGAAGGCTTGCTGGATAAGGCTTTGCGGCGAACAGCGGCGAAAAATCGACGGATTTTTACGTGTCGCACGAAGACAAGTCAGAGCGCCTTTTTGCGATGCAGGCGGCTTTAGAAGTGTCTGTCAGTCAGACGAAAGCAAGAGAAGTGCGTCGCGCGCTTGGGGGCGCGGAAATGAGACGCGTCAGAAAGGACGCTTGAGGGTGTTTGAGGCGAAGCTAAACCGCTAGAAAAACTACATATCTGAAAAGATGGGGCGGGCGGGTCGTGCGGCGAATGCCGTCGAGTGTTGCTGGTGTTGTGTTTCCCGCGCCGCCATTAGTTCAGCATTACAGACGCACGCCGAAAGCCGTGCCGCGTGCCTTACGTTGACGCTCGGCTTCACGGAAACGCGCTTGATACGAGTAGTCTTTGTCCATCGGCAGGTGCGGCGATTCGAACATTGCAGCGAACTTTTGCAGCAGGGCGAAGAGGTAGCTCATGTGTAACTCCCGGTTAGTGGTAGAGGGTTTTCCCTTAGAGAGAATTATAGGGTTAGCCCTTACCCATTTCTAGTGCAATGCAACATTTCTAGAGAAGAAATTCGGTAGTTTTTCTACATTTTTACCGATTTGCGGGCGCACGAAAACGGGGACGGGCTGCGAAGGCACGTCCGGCGGGGTTTGCCAGTCAGGAAATGTGGCTCAGCGACACGCCGCCGCAGGGCGGGATGTCGCGAGAATGTGACAGCGCCGCTTCAGTGCGAAGTCGGGCCGGAGCGTTGCGCGTGCTTTTTCGGTGCGAGAGTGGGTTCGGCGGGGCCGACCGGCGGCACCGGTGAGGCGTCGTCGGCGATGTCGGGGGCGGGGCGCAGGCTGACCGTCGCGGAATCGGTGTCGAAGAGCGTGGCGAGCGTCGCCTGCTGATTGAGCATCAGCTGCTCCATGCGGTCCTGCTCCAGCTTGCCGTCGCGGCTCATGCGCATCAGCACCGCCGTCTGCGCGATGCCCGTCGCCACCGTGCCGAGCATCACGCAGACGATGATCGTCAGCATCGTCTTCATGCGGCCCGCGTGCGCCGCCGCGGCGGTGCGCTGTTCAGCGAGCACGGCATAGAGCGCGTCGATGGTGTCGGCGAATGCCTTGGCGCGGGCGCGGTCGAGCACGGGCGCGGAAGCGTCGTTCGGTGCCAGCGCGCGTTCGGCTCGCGGCGCGACGCCGGCATCGACGCAACTGATGCTCGCGGCACGCGACGCGGCGGCTGCCATCGCCGCGGGCTTTGCGACCGTTTCGCTTTCGCTGGCGGGCGCTTCGGCGGCGACGGGTGCAAACGCATCGTCCTCGAACGAGCCTTGGATCGGCCCGACCGATGCCACGCTCTCGCGCGCCGCCCGTTTCGCCGCCGACGGCTCCGCTGCCTGGCCGCCATTCGATTGCACCGCCGCGAGAAACACCTCGGGCAACTCGAAGCCCTCGAAGGTGCCTTGGCGGATATCGGTGTTCATCGCCTGAAGCTGCGCGCGCTCGGCGTCTTCGGCGAAGAGATCGAGCGTTTCGCCGCTGCGCGCGCCTTCGCTCAGTTGCGCGAGGCGTTGCGCCGAACGTGCGGCGCGGGCGAGTTTGGTTTCGGTGTCGGCGCTATCGGGCGTGGCCGGCGAGCTGGCCGCGCGGCGGCGGCGTTGAGTTGCAGGGAGTTCGCCCGCAGGCGTTTCGGCATGACGTTTTACAGCGGAATCTGGCATAGGTTCGAAAGGCCGCAGCCTCGACAGCCGGCGCTTCGGCGATGATTTTCGAGAGGCCGCATTGTCGCATGGCCGCGGGCCCGGACCGGCACCCGCGACGCAAATTCAGCTCGCGTCGTCCTCGCGAAACTCGCGCACGACTTCGAGATGACGCAGACGGTCGCAGATCGCCTGATATTCCGTTGACGAAGCGCGCGACAACTCGACACGAACTTCGTCCAGTTCGGGCGAATCGTCGCTTTGCTGCACGACGAACTGCTTCACGCGCACGCTGCCGGGCCCAAGCGCCTCGTGCAGCGCATGAAAACTGAGCGAGCCGCGGTCGACCAGCATCGTCAGTTGGCGGCGCTGCTTGACGCTGATAAAGCGGCGCTCCAGTGGCTTGATGCCCGCGAGGATGATGAGGATGATCGCCGTCGCCGCGATCGACGCCGTGTAGAGCCCGCCGCCGACGGCCAGCCCGATCGCCGCGACCGACCACAGGCTCGCGGCCGTCGTCAGCCCGCGCACGATCTCGCCGCGCAGCAGAATCGAGCCCGCGCCGAGAAAGCCGATGCCCGACACGACCTGCGCCGCGATCCGCGACGGATCGAGCACGACGTGATCCGACTTCAGCACTTCCTCGAACCCATAAGCGGACACGATCATGATGAGCGCCGAGCCGACGCACACCAGCATGTGCGTGCGCAGCCCCGCCGCCCATGACAGACGCTCGCGCTCGAAACCGATCACGCTGCCGAGCGCCGCGGCCATGACGAGCCGCGACACGAGTTCAACGTTTCCCAACATGTTCCAGTCCTCCTCTCGTGGCTGGCCCGGCGGTTCGCGCCCGGCCGGTTTTGCTATGCTGTCTCGTTGCGCGCGCCCGAGCGATGCGCGCTTTCTGAACCCATCCAGAGTCGTCTTATGCAGGATCAGCATTCCAACGCTTCGTCGCCGATGCAAGCTGCGCGCCCGAAAGATGCCGTGTGCGCCGAACATGCCGCAACGCTGCGCGAACATTACGCGAAGATCGTGTTGCCCGTCTGGCGCGGCCCGGGATTCAACGCGGCGCTCGGTCTGCCGTTCGAGGCCGTCGCGCCGGACGACCATGCGCCGCTGCCACCGAAGCGTTATCGCGCGATGGCCTGCGCGCGGCAACTCTTCGTGTTCTCGGAAGCGGGCGACCTCGCGCATGCCGCGACGCTGTTCGAATCGCTGCGGCACTATTTTCAGGACAAGCGAAACGGCGGATGGTTCTATAGCGTCGATGCAACCGGCGCGCCGCTCGAGCGCCAGAAGGATCTGTACACGCACGCGTTCGTGGTCTTTGCCTGCGCGCATTACGCGAAGCGCAGCGGCTCGCCGGAAGCGTTCGCATTGCTCGATGCCACGTCGCGGCTGATCGAAGCGCGCTTTTCGAAC
This portion of the Caballeronia insecticola genome encodes:
- a CDS encoding sarcosine oxidase subunit delta; this translates as MLLIECPWCGPRAETEFSCGGEADIARPLDTEKLTDREWGDYLFMRKNPRGVHREQWMHAQGCRRWFKAQRDTVSYEIQGYETFDRPLAVMNDDVAKTGGTSK
- a CDS encoding sarcosine oxidase subunit beta family protein, which translates into the protein MSRYSIFSLLRNGMSYHENWERQWRSPEPKREYDVVIVGGGGHGLATAYYLAKEHGITNVAILEKGWIGGGNTARNTTIVRSNYLWDESAALYEKAMKLWEGLSQDLNYNVMFSQRGVMNLAHTLQDVRDTERRVNANRLNGVDAEFLTPQQIKEIEPTINLNSRYPVLGASIQRRGGVARHDAVAWGFARGADRAGVDIIQNCQVVGIRREGNRVTGVDTTKGHIKAKKVAIVAAGNTTTLADMAGVRLPLESHPLQALVSEPIKPVVNTVVMSNAVHAYISQSDKGDLVIGAGVDQYTGFGQRGSFHIIEGTLEAIVEMFPVFSRVRMNRQWGGIVDVSPDACPIISKTDVKGLYLNCGWGTGGFKATPGSGWAYAHTIAKDEPHALNAPFSLDRFYTGHLIDEHGAAAVAH
- a CDS encoding L-serine ammonia-lyase, with the translated sequence MNVSVFDLFKIGIGPSSSHTVGPMIAACRFASHIEDANLLAFVTRVRAELFGSLGATGKGHGTDKAVLLGLEGNLPDLIDPDMIAPRLAEIRATKRLSLLGKHDVAFEEREHIGFYRKLMPGAPGSSIVHPNGMRFQAFDENGQLLVEKEYYSVGGGFVVNREGDRVNGVRAAGTVPHPFRTGGDLMRVCNETGLSIAEVTMQNECANRTEAEVREGMLAVWRVMAACVERGCKERGDLPGPMQVKRRAADLSASLRSRSEESLRDPLSMLDWVNLYAMAVNEENAAGGRVVTAPTNGAAGVIPAVLHYYVKFMHGANDEGIVRFLLTAAAIGIIYKETASISGAEVGCQGEVGVACSMAAAALAAVMGGTPAQVENAAEIGMEHNLGMTCDPVGGLVQIPCIERNAMGAIKALNAARMAMKGDGKHYVSLDSVIKTMRETGADMKTKYKETSRGGLAVNVIEC
- a CDS encoding GlxA family transcriptional regulator produces the protein MNPADSLPPQSIDGQSKSRIRFGIILLPNFTLTAFAGFVDLLRLSADEGDFSRPVRCSWSVIGETLAPVRASCGIQITPWETFEQAEPFDYVVVVGGLLHSGPAASDATLQFIRRAAATDATIVGMCTGVFSMMRAGVLEGHRVCVSWFHYWDFVERFPHADEQSLVADRLFVIDRRRITCSGGRASIDVAAAILLRHFETATVQKALRILLVDDMQKGNAPQPHPPGLAPATHPKVKRAILLMEQHVGRSLTLDELAHKLDLSTRQLERLFKAETGKAPQAYAKQVRLRTAAWLLTSSDKTVADIASSCGFSDASHLGREFRKQFGVPPMMYREQGGVQDDAPEATQAMDYDETFPGRAQAI
- a CDS encoding class II aldolase/adducin family protein; amino-acid sequence: METHGYSQEEWQVRCDLAALYRVIGHFRWTDMIFTHISARVPGSDHHFLINRYGVLFDEMRASDLVRIDSEGRPVEAGARDDPDRYRVNPAGFTIHSAIHMARHDAVCVVHTHTAAGAAVSAQKQGLLPISQHALKYYGHLAYHDYEGIALDLAERDRLVNDLGSHNAMILKNHGLLTCGKSIPEAFQEMYFLERACEIQLRAMAGNAELIFPSEKVCALTASQYRRDDAEGITALQWQAALRMIEGGARTDYRS
- a CDS encoding choline ABC transporter substrate-binding protein, which encodes MKRLWIASLAAAMLSGVCAANAANAVEPAACRNVHFADVGWTDIAATTGLASTILQGLGYNPTKTIASVPITFAGVKSKQIDVFLGYWSPTMDPMIDSFRKANQVKVLPTPNLTGAKYTLAVPDYAYQAGIKNFSDIAKNYDKLDGKIYGIEPGNDGNALIKKMIDTNQYGLGKFKLVESSEAGMLIEVNRAIRDKKPIVFLGWEPHPMNVQMKIDYLAGGDDVFGPNYGEAKVLTVTPTDYDARCPNVAKLVSNLQFTTDIENHVMLPIMNKTDANKAAREWLKANPAVLDKWLAGVKTYDGKDGLPAVKAYVAAGN